From Coffea arabica cultivar ET-39 chromosome 2e, Coffea Arabica ET-39 HiFi, whole genome shotgun sequence, the proteins below share one genomic window:
- the LOC140036975 gene encoding uncharacterized protein, which yields MGSSEGIQAAATVYRNLLKAVRKHIGKEEQKAQFSDFIKQEFRNSSSGQQSMDPSFIQQKIKLAHDYTFLLNSVHHHKDLLFSYNIAVDRSDEMKKILGKSAASVGLQLPDVYQP from the exons ATGGGGTCTTCAGAAGGCATACAAGCAGCAGCTACAGTGTACAGAAACCTTCTTAAAGCAGTAAGAAAGCATATAGGTAAGGAAGAGCAGAAGGCCCAATTCTCTGACTTCATTAAGCAGGAGTTCAGGAATAGCAGCAGTGGACAGCAGTCCATGGATCCCTCTTTCATTCAGCAAAAGATAAAGCTTGCCCATGATTACACTTTCCTTCTGAACAGTGTCCACCATCATAAG GACTTGCTATTTTCCTATAATATTGCAGTTGACAGATCAGATGAGATGAAAAAAATTCTTGGGAAATCTGCTGCTAGTGTGGGTCTTCAACTTCCTGATGTCTATCAACCTTAA
- the LOC113732383 gene encoding beta-glucosidase 11 has product MLKQKQRSLVYVTDALLILVLVVLMLLQFQNVMVLARVENHTRSDFPSDFVFGAGTSSYQVEGPALEDGRTPSIWDTFVHANKCLSNGANGNIACDQYHKYKFHNVMVVAGLENYTRSDFPADFVFGAGTSAYQVEGAAFEDGRTPSTWDTFAHANKGFSNGAIGDIACDQYHNYKEDVQRMVDTGLEAYRFSISWPRLIPNGRGHVNPKGLEYYNNLINELLMHRIQPHVTLFHFDSPQVLEDEYGGWLSLKMVRDFTAFADVCFKEFGDRVLHWTTLNEANIFAIGGYDNGISPPGRCSLPFGLMCTEGNSSTEPYIAGHNLLLAHSSVVKLYHTKYKAIQHGFVGLNLLAPWFSPYSNATEDVIATQRAIDFYLGWFLHPLVFGDYPDIVKKNAGKRIPALTPRESKLIKGSFDFIALNYYFIFYVRDNPSSLNMNIRDITADMALNIFFEPEDAPQNENEVEASGLFALLEYVKKVYANPPIYVQENGVGTKRNGTLIDTPRVQYMRLCIGTLLDAIKNGSNTKGYFVWSFLDVLELLGGYQTGYGLYYVDLDDKQLRRYPKLSAHWYSNFLEGRSIRPDEILLVDNKTFVSSTSKLSDH; this is encoded by the exons ATGTTGAAACAGAAACAGAGGAGTCTTGTGTATGTTACTGATGCTCTCCTGATTCTGGTCCTTGTGGTGCTAATGCTGTTGCAATTTCAGAATGTAATGGTACTAGCCAGAGTGGAGAACCATACAAGATCAGACTTCCCATCTGACTTTGTTTTTGGTGCTGGCACTTCCTCATATCAA gTAGAGGGGCCTGCTCTTGAAGATGGAAGGACTCCTAGCATTTGGGATACCTTTGTCCATGCCAATAAGT GTCTTTCTAATGGAGCCAATGGAAACATAGCATGTGATCAGTACCACAAATACAAG TTTCACAATGTAATGGTAGTAGCTGGACTGGAGAACTATACAAGATCAGACTTCCCAGCTGACTTTGTTTTTGGCGCTGGCACTTCTGCATATCAA GTAGAGGGAGCAGCTTTTGAAGATGGAAGGACTCCTAGCACTTGGGATACTTTTGCTCATGCCAATAAAG GTTTTTCTAATGGAGCCATTGGAGACATCGCATGTGATCAGTATCACAACTATAAG GAAGATGTCCAACGCATGGTTGACACAGGTTTGGAGGCTTACAGATTCTCTATTTCCTGGCCAAGACTTATTCCTA ATGGAAGAGGTCATGTCAACCCCAAGGGTTTAGAATATTACAACAATCTCATCAATGAACTCCTCATGCATA GAATTCAACCACATGTCACACTGTTTCACTTTGATAGCCCTCAAGTTCTTGAAGATGAATATGGGGGATGGCTTAGTCTGAAAATGGT GAGAGACTTTACTGCCTTTGCTGATGTATGCTTCAAGGAATTTGGAGACAGGGTTTTGCATTGGACTACCTTAAATGAGGCCAATATATTTGCCATTGGCGGTTATGATAATGGAATTAGTCCCCCAGGGCGCTGCTCTCTGCCATTTGGACTGATGTGTACCGAGGGTAATTCCTCAACTGAGCCATATATTGCTGGTCATAACTTGCTGCTGGCACATTCATCTGTTGTGAAGCTATATCACACAAAGTATAAG GCCATTCAACATGGTTTTGTGGGACTAAACCTCTTGGCTCCTTGGTTTTCTCCATATTCTAATGCTACAGAAGATGTAATTGCAACTCAAAGAGCCATTGATTTTTACCTCGGTTG GTTCCTCCATCCATTGGTTTTCGGAGACTATCCTGACATTGTAAAGAAGAATGCTGGCAAGAGGATTCCAGCACTTACTCCGCGTGAATCTAAGCTAATTAAGGGCTCATTTGACTTTATAGCGTTGAATTATTATTTCATATTCTATGTCAGGGACAATCCTAGCAGCCTTAATATGAATATCAGGGACATAACTGCTGATATGGCACTAAACATCTTCT TTGAGCCAGAAGATGCACCACAGAATGAG AATGAAGTTGAAGCATCCGGTCTTTTTGCACTTTTGGAGTATGTCAAGAAAGTTTATGCCAATCCACCTATTTACGTCCAAGAAAatg GTGTAGGAACCAAGCGCAATGGAACACTAATCGACACACCAAGGGTGCAATATATGCGTTTATGTATCGGGACTTTGCTCGATGCTATAAA AAATGGATCAAACACCAAAGGCTACTTCGTATGGTCTTTCTTAGATGTTTTAGAGTTACTCGGTGGCTATCAGACTGGTTATGGCCTGTACTACGTTGATTTGGATGACAAGCAATTGAGAAGATACCCAAAGCTCTCTGCACATTGGTACTCCAATTTCCTCGAGGGAAGAAGCATCAGGCCTGATGAGATTCTTCTTGTTGATAACAAAACCTTTGTTTCTTCAACGTCAAAATTATCTGATCACTAA